One window from the genome of Diabrotica virgifera virgifera chromosome 6, PGI_DIABVI_V3a encodes:
- the LOC114331664 gene encoding trypsin 5G1 isoform X3: MNLKWNTAILVCLLLFKKNFINAGSHLRIFGGKEASIEDHPWIVSLQNENLGHLCGGSLISEEWVLTAATCFLNKRYPVSVIAGTSNLTSANTTIKLDIVEVHEKFRPQRIFDYDIALVKVAEKVTFSDKIQPISLPDQDAEIRVGTQLTVAGWGFTKMPPRPRPYNLEKRKLLSGPASYSDVLMETNVTVVRHCPCMKTIIAAIDKTSGICKGDAGGPLHLNGTLLGIASGIFHICESHYPATYTNVALFRTWIKENAGI; encoded by the exons ATGAATCTAAAATGGAACACGGCAATATTGGTGTGTCTTTTGTTGTTCAAAAAGAACTTTATTAATGCAG GAAGCCATTTACGGATTTTTGGTGGGAAGGAGGCCTCCATAGAGGATCACCCATGGATAGTTTCACTTCAGAATGAGAATTTAGGTCACTTGTGCGGTGGGTCTCTGATAAGTGAAGAATGGGTACTAACAGCTGCAACTTGTTTCTTGAATAAAAG atATCCAGTCTCAGTCATTGCTGGAACATCTAATCTGACTAGTGCAAATACTACCATAAAATTAGACATTGTAGAAGTACATGAGAAATTCAGACCACAGAGGATTTTCGACTATGATATAGCATTAGTTAAAGTAG CAGAAAAAGTGACTTTCTCTGACAAGATTCAGCCAATCAGTTTACCAGATCAAGATGCTGAGATACGAGTAGGTACACAACTTACAGTTGCAGGCTGGGGATTCACAAAG atgCCTCCACGACCGCGACCCtacaatttagaaaaacgaaaactg TTATCTGGACCAGCATCATATTCTGATGTTCTAATGGAAACAAATGTTACTGTAGTAAGACACTGTCCTTGTATGAAGACCATAATTGCTGCTATTGATAAGACATCAGGAATTTGTAAG GGAGATGCAGGAGGTCCTTTACACCTAAATGGTACATTACTGGGAATTGCGTCCGGCATATTTCACATTTGTGAAAGTCATTATCCTGCAACATACACCAACGTTGCCTTGTTTCGCACATGGATAAAAGAAAATGCTGGTATATAA
- the LOC114331664 gene encoding trypsin 5G1 isoform X1 — translation MNLKWNTAILVCLLLFKKNFINAGSHLRIFGGKEASIEDHPWIVSLQNENLGHLCGGSLISEEWVLTAATCFLNKRYPVSVIAGTSNLTSANTTIKLDIVEVHEKFRPQRIFDYDIALVKLAEKVTFSDKIQPISLPDQDAEIRVGTQLTVAGWGFTKMPPRPRPYNLEKRKLLSGPASYSDVLMETNVTVVRHCPCMKTIIAAIDKTSGICKGDAGGPLHLNGTLLGIASGIFHICESHYPATYTNVALFRTWIKENAGI, via the exons ATGAATCTAAAATGGAACACGGCAATATTGGTGTGTCTTTTGTTGTTCAAAAAGAACTTTATTAATGCAG GAAGCCATTTACGGATTTTTGGTGGGAAGGAGGCCTCCATAGAGGATCACCCATGGATAGTTTCACTTCAGAATGAGAATTTAGGTCACTTGTGCGGTGGGTCTCTGATAAGTGAAGAATGGGTACTAACAGCTGCAACTTGTTTCTTGAATAAAAG atATCCAGTCTCAGTCATTGCTGGAACATCTAATCTGACTAGTGCAAATACTACCATAAAATTAGACATTGTAGAAGTACATGAGAAATTCAGACCACAGAGGATTTTCGACTATGATATAGCATTAGTTAAA TTAGCAGAAAAAGTGACTTTCTCTGACAAGATTCAGCCAATCAGTTTACCAGATCAAGATGCTGAGATACGAGTAGGTACACAACTTACAGTTGCAGGCTGGGGATTCACAAAG atgCCTCCACGACCGCGACCCtacaatttagaaaaacgaaaactg TTATCTGGACCAGCATCATATTCTGATGTTCTAATGGAAACAAATGTTACTGTAGTAAGACACTGTCCTTGTATGAAGACCATAATTGCTGCTATTGATAAGACATCAGGAATTTGTAAG GGAGATGCAGGAGGTCCTTTACACCTAAATGGTACATTACTGGGAATTGCGTCCGGCATATTTCACATTTGTGAAAGTCATTATCCTGCAACATACACCAACGTTGCCTTGTTTCGCACATGGATAAAAGAAAATGCTGGTATATAA
- the LOC114331664 gene encoding trypsin 5G1 isoform X2, whose amino-acid sequence MNLKWNTAILVCLLLFKKNFINAGSHLRIFGGKEASIEDHPWIVSLQNENLGHLCGGSLISEEWVLTAATCFLNKRYPVSVIAGTSNLTSANTTIKLDIVEVHEKFRPQRIFDYDIALVKLAEKVTFSDKIQPISLPDQDAEIRVGTQLTVAGWGFTKMPPRPRPYNLEKRKLLSGPASYSDVLMETNVTVVRHCPCMKTIIAAIDKTSGICKGDAGGPLHLNGTLLGIASGIFHICESHYPATYTNVALFRTWIKENAGI is encoded by the exons GAAGCCATTTACGGATTTTTGGTGGGAAGGAGGCCTCCATAGAGGATCACCCATGGATAGTTTCACTTCAGAATGAGAATTTAGGTCACTTGTGCGGTGGGTCTCTGATAAGTGAAGAATGGGTACTAACAGCTGCAACTTGTTTCTTGAATAAAAG atATCCAGTCTCAGTCATTGCTGGAACATCTAATCTGACTAGTGCAAATACTACCATAAAATTAGACATTGTAGAAGTACATGAGAAATTCAGACCACAGAGGATTTTCGACTATGATATAGCATTAGTTAAA TTAGCAGAAAAAGTGACTTTCTCTGACAAGATTCAGCCAATCAGTTTACCAGATCAAGATGCTGAGATACGAGTAGGTACACAACTTACAGTTGCAGGCTGGGGATTCACAAAG atgCCTCCACGACCGCGACCCtacaatttagaaaaacgaaaactg TTATCTGGACCAGCATCATATTCTGATGTTCTAATGGAAACAAATGTTACTGTAGTAAGACACTGTCCTTGTATGAAGACCATAATTGCTGCTATTGATAAGACATCAGGAATTTGTAAG GGAGATGCAGGAGGTCCTTTACACCTAAATGGTACATTACTGGGAATTGCGTCCGGCATATTTCACATTTGTGAAAGTCATTATCCTGCAACATACACCAACGTTGCCTTGTTTCGCACATGGATAAAAGAAAATGCTGGTATATAA